AGCGTAACGCGGATTTCCACCTGTCGCTAGAGGGTTTTCGCGAGCTACGTGAATTTTGTCAAAATTAAGGCAAATCAGCGACGTAGAGGCCAGAGCTATGCCAAACTAAGCCAAATCAGAGTCTTTCTTGCAACACAGCGTTGCGGCCTTGACGGCCCCCTGCCACCCACGCAATCTGGTCCGGTTGCCCCAGATAAGGTCAGGCCTCATGCCCACACGACTTGAACAGACAACCGCGATCCTTGGCGAGCTGGTGGCGTTCCCCACCATCTCGACCGACAGCAATATCGCGATCATCGCCTATCTGGCCCAAAGGCTGGAGGATGCAGGTGCGCGGGTTGAAGTGCTTCTCGACCCCGGCGGACAAAAGGCCAACCTTTTTGCCACAATGGGGCCCGAGGGTGACGGCGGCGTCGTCTTGTCTGGCCACTCTGACGTGGTGCCCGTGTCCGATCAAGTCTGGTCCAGCGATCCGTTTGAGATGCGCGCGGCAGAGGGGCGGCTTTACGGGCGCGGGACCTGCGACATGAAAGGGTTCGTCGCGGCCTGTATCGCGCTTGCACCAGAATTTGGCGCGCGGCGCCTCACGCGGCCTTTGCATTTTGCCTTCACCCATGACGAGGAAACCGGATGCCTCGGCGCACAGAGCCTTGCTACGCATCTCACCACCTCTGGGCTGCGGCCCTCACTGGCCCTGATCGGAGAGCCGACGATGATGCGTGTGATCGAGGGGCATAAGGGATGCTACGAGTATTCAACGCATTTTCACGGGCTGGCCGGGCATGGGTCGGGACCAGACCAAGGCGTGAATGCGGTGGAATATGCGGTGCGGTTCGTCGCGCGCCTTTTGGAGCTCAAAGACAGGTTGCGCGCGCGTGCGCCCGAGGGCAGCCGGTTTGAGCCGCCTTGGACCACGATCAACACCGGCGCTTTGGAGGGCGGCGTCGCGCATAACGTGATCCCATCAAGCGCGCGAGTGGATTGGGAGATGCGGCCTGTGCAGCTCTCGGATGCGGATTTTGTGAAGGAGGATCTGAGGCGCTATTGCGAAGACGTCCTGCTGCCTGCGATGCGCGCCGTCTATCCCGAGGCCGAGATTGACACACAGGTGATTGGCGAGGTTGCGAGCCTTGTGCCCGCCGAGCCCAACGAGGCGCGGCAGATCTTGATGGAGCTGACCGGGGCCAATGGCGCGGATGTGGTGGCCTTCGGCACCGAAGCAGGGATTTTCCAGAATTTGGGGATGTCAGCGGTGGTCTGTGGACCCGGCTCGATCGAGCAGGCGCACAAGGCCGATGAATATATCAGCCTTGCTCAGCTGAGCGAGTGCCTTGGCATGCTGGAGCGGTTGGGCGAGCAGATGACGGCCTAGCGCCTTCCCGCTTGCAGGTGGCTCAACTCTTGCGAAACGTGAGGTAATGCGGCGTGCGGCCTTCGTCTATGGCCTTGGCCTCATAGCGCGTCTGGGTCCAGTCGGACCACGCCTCACGCCAATCCTGCGGACGCTCGGCCAACCACTCAAAGCCCTGTCTCGGCACCTCTTCCAGCGTTTGGCGGACATAGTCGGGAATGTCCGTGGCCACACGCAGCTCCGCGCCCGGACGCATAACGCGGGCCAGTGGGGCCAGATGCTCAGGCGTTACAAACCGGCGGCGGTGGTGGCGCTTTTTAGGCCACGGATCAGGATAGAGCAGAAAGGCGCGCGCAAGGCAGGCATCGGGCAACACATCAAAGAGGTTGCGCGCATCACCGGGGTGTATGGAGACATTATCGGCTGGTGTCTTCCGCAGCTTGGTCAGCAGCATGGCGACACCGTTGAGATAAGGCTCGCAGCCGATAAAGGCGATATCGGGGTTGAGGTGGGCCTGATGCACCAAATGCTCACCGCCGCCAAACCCGATTTCCAGCCACAGCTCGCGACCGCCAAAGAGAGCCTTGATATCCAGAGGCGTGCGGTCCGGGTTATCTTCCCATCCGATGCCGGGAGGCATACGGGCGGGCAGGTCTTCTTCCAGCAGGCGCTCTTGCGAGGCGCGCAGGGATTTGCCTTTGAACCGGCCATAGAAATTGCGCCACGGGGCGCCGGAGGGGTGTTTTAGCGTTGCCATAGGCGCAGGCTTTAGCGTGGGCTGCGGCGGGGTGCAATCCTGCGGAGGTGGCGGAAGGTTTGAGTATTTTATCTAAGAAGAAAGCAGGGGCATTGCGCCAAGTCTGCGGCATGTGGGGTGCGGCAGCGGCCCCTCTGAGGGCCGCTGCTTGGCTTTAGAGCATGCGCCGCAGGGCGCATTCCTTTGTGTCAGGGCGATCAGACTTCGCTTTTGAGCTTTTCCACCAGATCCGTGCGTTCCCAGCTAAAGCCGCCATCGGCATCTGGCGTCCGGCCAAAGTGGCCATAGGCCGCCGTCCGCTGATAGATGGGGCGGTTCAGCGAGAGATGCTCGCGGATGCCACGAGGCGTGAGATCCATGGATTTCCCAATGGCTTTCTCGATCGCGGCCGGGGACACGTCATCGGTGCCGTGGCAATCCACATAGATCGAGAGCGGTTTGCTCACTCCGATCGCGTAGCTGAGCTGGATTGTGCAACGCTCCGCCATGCCTGCGGCAACTACGTTTTTCGCGAGATAGCGCGCGGCATAGGCGGCCGAGCGGTCCACTTTCGTCGGGTCTTTACCCGAGAACGCGCCACCGCCATGGGGCGCCGCACCGCCATACGTGTCCACGATGATCTTGCGCCCCGTGAGGCCTGCATCGCCATCGGGGCCGCCGATCACGAATTTTCCGGTGGGGTTCACGTGCCATTCGGTTTGCGGCGTGATCCAGCCTTCGGGCAGGACCTCAAGGATGTAGGGCTCGACCATAGCGCGGATATCGGCGGAGGTCAGCGCCTCATCGAGGTGCTGTGTGCTGAGCACGAGCGAGCTGATGCCCATCGGAACGCCGTCTTTGTAGATCACCGAAAGCTGGCTTTTTGCGTCCGGGCCAAGCGCGGGCTCGGTGCCATCTTTGCGCACTTCGGCAAGGCGGCGCAGGATGGCGTGGCTGAACTGAATGGGCGCGGGCATGAGCGCGTCGGTCTCTGTCGTGGCATAGCCGAACATGATGCCTTGATCGCCCGCACCTTCATCCTTGCCCGAGGCCGCATCGACCCCTTGGGCGATATGCGCGGATTGTTCGTGCAGAAGGTTGGTGATTTCACAGGTTTTCCAGTGGAACTTCTCCTGCTCGTACCCGATATCCTTGATGCAGGCGCGGGCGATGTCTTCGATCCTGCCCATGTAATCGTGCAGCTTGTCGGGGTCCGAGAGGCCCACCTCGCCGCCGATGATCACGCGGTTGGTGGTGGCGAAGGTCTCGGTAGCCACGCGGGCTTCGGGCTCTTCTGCGATAAAAGCGTCAAGGACGGCATCGGAAATGCGGTCGCAGACTTTATCCGGGTGCCCCTCCGAAACGGATTCGGAGGTGAGGGTGTAGTTCTGTCGTGCCATGAAAACGCTCCATTGGATTGAATCCGCCACGCCAGGAAGCCGTTGCGACGGTTGCGCATGGAGGTATCGGCAGGGGCCGGGCGCGTCAATCGTTAAAGCGCGGACCCTTTGCCACGGGCCCTGTGACGCAGGCTGAGGCCAAGGCCGAGCGCCAAGAGCAGCAACACCAAAGGACCGTCACCCATACGGGCATAGAGCGTAGGCCGCGCAGGTGGCGGCAGGCTTGCGTCGATCCAGCCCGCCTCGCCCAGCCCGATCTGCGCCGTGATCTGCCCTGCGGCATCAATCATGGCCGAGACGCCGGTATTAGCCACGCGGATCATCGGCAGGCCTTGTTCGGCGCTGCGCAGGCGGGCCTGTGCGAGGTGTTGATAGGGGCCGGAGGCCTGCCCGAACCATGCGTCATTGGTGATCAGCAGCAAGAAATCCGCCCGTGCGGGCGCGCCGCGCAGATCGCGGGCAAAAACCCCTTCATAGCAGATGAGCGGAAGCGCCGTGCCAATCCCCGGCACCTCGATCACCTGCGGGCCGGGACCGGACGAGTAGCCATGGCCCGCCCGCGCCGCGAGGCCCGAGATACCAAAACGCCCCAGCCAATCGCCGAAGGGGATATACTCGCCAAAGGGAACAAGGTGATGTTTGTCATAAAGGGCTGCCAGATCCCCCTGCCCGTCCAACAAGATCATGGAATTGTAGAGCCGCAGCCCATCAAGCCGCTGAATGCCCAGAACCACAGGCGCGCCGCGCGCCGCGTCCTGCACAGACCCCAAGGCCCCCGCCGCCTGATTGAGCAGGCTCGGCACGGATGTCTCGGGCCAGACGATCAGATCGGGGGGCGCGTCTGCGGCGGTATAGTCAAGCTGGCGCGTGAAAAATGTGCGGATATGGTCCGGGTCCCATTTTTGATCCTGCGGCGCGTTGGGTTGCACAAGGCGCACGACGGCTGCGTCCTGCGGCATCTCCGGCGCGCGGGTGAGCATTGGCCCAACCACCAGCGCGCCAGCAAGGGTCACAAGGCCCAGCGCACCGGGAATGCGCCGCGCATCCAGCACATGCCATGCCGCCACAGCCCCAATGAGCGTCGCGCCCGACAGCAACAGCGCCCCCCCAAGCGAGGCCCAGCCCAAAAGGCCGGTGTCGATCCAGATATGGCCCACCTGCGCCCAGGGAAAGCCGGTGAAGATCCAGCCGCGCAAGGCCTCGGTCAGCACGCCTGCTGTGATCCACGCAAGAGCGCCACCGCCGATGCCCCGCGCCCAGGCCCAGCCGATGGCCCAGAAAAGCCCCATGCCAACGCCCATAAGCATCAGCGCAAAAGGCGCCATCCAGCCATGGCGCGCCACATCGACGAGAAACGGCTCAATGATCCAGTTGAGCGAGACCAAGAAGTATCCCGTGCCCGCGGCCCAGCCGGCCCAAAGCCCTTGGCGCAGCGTGCGCGTGATCCGGAAGATCCCGTAAAGGGCTGCAAGCGCGATGATGCTTACCGGCCAGAGGCCCCAAGGTGCCTGCCCCAGTGCCGCCGCAGCCCCAAGTCCCACAGCAATCGCCAAACGCGCCTTCGGGCCAAGCCGCGCGAGGCGCGTCTCCAGCAGGCCTGCTGCCATCATCATGCGTTGTGACCTCTCACGAAGTTTTGGTCTGAGGGGCCATGCCCTGCGGGGTGGCGGGCTCAATTTTAGCCTCGGGTTTTACCTCGGCAGTGGTTTGCGCCGCATCCGCCCCCGGTGTTGGTTGCACGACCAGTTTTGACGCGCTCGGCAAGCGCACGCGCAGCCGCTTGACCCGGCGCGGGTCAGCCTCCAGCACTTCTATCACTGTGCCACTTGGATGCTCGATCAACTCGCCACGCACGGGCACACGGCCCAACATCATGAACACAAGACCACCCAAAGTTTCGATCTCTTCCTCGTCCACCGCATCCATATCGGTGAGCGAATGACCGATCTCAGCCTCAAAATCACTCAGCGGTGTCTTGGCCAGTGCAATGTAACAGCCGGGCTTTTCCTCGGTCCATGCGGTGGCCTCATCAACGTCATGCTCGTCCTCGATCTCGCCCACGACCTGCTCGATAAGATCCTCAATCGTGACAAGCCCGTCTACCCCGCCATACTCGTCAATCACCAACGCCATATGCCGCCGCTCGCTTTGCATCTTTTGCAAGAGCACCCCGATGGTCATTGAGGGCGGCACATAAAGAAGCTGCCGCAGCATGTCTTTAAGATTAAAATCGCACTCACCGGCGTTAAACCCGTGGCGCAGAGCAAAATCCTTGAGATGCGCAAAACCCACAGGCGTGTCCAGCGTGCCCTCGTAGATCGGCACGCGGGTGAGGCCCGTCTCGCGAAAGAGGCTGACCAGATCGTCCTTGGTTATGTCTGCTGGGGCCGAGACGATCTCGGCTTTGGGGATGGCTACATCCTCCACATCCATGTTGCGCAGGTTGAGAAGGCCGTGCCCTGCGCCTGTGCCGTTTCTCGTGGCCTCCGCGTCTGCGTCATCCGCTGAGGTGTCCGTGCTGAACGCCCCCATGATACGGCGGAAAAATCCGCCCTCGGTGCTTGCCTCTGTATCCGTCTGCGCGCCCTGCGCTGCGTTAGAGGAGCCGTCGTTGCTGTCGCCCATTGTGTCCTGTTCCAAAACGAGGCCATGCCCCTTTACGTCAATATGGGCTGGCAATACCCAGTTTGCCAAGTATTTGCACCTCTGTTGTTTCCATCAACGTGGCATCTTCGTCACGGATATGGTCATAGCCCAGAAGATGCAGCACGCCGTGGACCATCAGATGGGTCGTGTGATCGGCAAGGCTCTTGCCTTGTGCGAGGGCCTCAGCGGCGCAGGTATCATAGGAAATAGCGATATCCCCAAGCTCTGCGTCCATGTCAGAGGGGGGGGTGGGCGTCGCGCCGGGGGCCGGGGCCGCGCGCTCCTCGCTGGGCCAGCTCAGCACATTGGTGGCTTGCGATTTGTCCCGAAAATCCGCGTTGAGCCCGGAAATCCGCGTATCATCACAGCCCAGAACGGCAATCTCAAAGGCGCTTGGGTCAATATCCAGATGGCGCAACGTCGCCTCCGCCGCGCGCGCCGAGATCGCCGTCAGACCCGCGGCCTCCCAGCGTGCGTCGTCGATCACCACATCCGTCAGGGCCCTGTCAGGATCAGCCATCGGCCTCATACGCCTCGATGATCGCGGCCACCAGCGGGTGGCGCACAACGTCCTTGGAGGTGAAGTAATTGAAGCTGATCTTCGGGATGGTGCTGAGAAGTCGCTCGGCATCTGCCAGCCCCGACGGCACACCGCGCGGCAAATCAATCTGCGTGCGGTCGCCCGTGATCACCATGCGAGAGCCTTCGCCAAGGCGCGTGAGGAACATCTTCATCTGCATCGACGTGGCGTTTTGCGCCTCGTCCAGCACCACAAACGCATTGGCCAGCGTCCGTCCGCGCATGAAGGCGAGCGGTGCAATCTCGATCTTCTTATCCTCGATCAGCTTGGCCATCTGCTTGCCGGGCAGAAAATCATTCAGCGCATCGTAAAGCGGCTGCATGTAGGGATCGACCTTGTCCTTCATGTCACCGGGCAGATAGCCAAGCTTCTCGCCCGCCTCCACCGCCGGGCGGCTGAGGATGATACGGTCCACATGCCCTTCAATAAACATCGACACGCCCACAGCCACCGCAAGATAGGTCTTGCCCGTGCCCGCCGGACCAATGCCAAAGGCCAACTCATTGGCAAAAAGCGCTCGGACATAGGCTTTTTGTGCATCCGTGCGTGGCTCCACCAGCTTTTTGCGGGTCTTAATCTCGACCCGACCGCCCTTGAAAAGCTCCATCTGATCGCCCGTGCGCACGCCTTTGGTCATGGCGGCCCCCACCTCTGCACCGCCCATGCGCAATTCGCGGTCGATATCGCCATGCTCAACGCCGCGGCCCGCCTCAAGCCGGTCATAGAGCGCCTGGAGTACGCCAGAGGCCTCAGCGACCTGCGCCGCCTCGCCGTGGATGGCCAGTTGATTGCCACGGCGCAGAATCTGCACACCAAGGATCTGCTCGATCTCGGCGAGGTTTTTGTCATGCTCACCGCAGAGGTCGATCAGCAGAAAGTTGTCAGGAAATTCAATCACATCCTTATGCAGGGCGGATGGATCGGCGGCGGCGGTGGGCAGCTCTGTGGGGGGCAAACAGATCTCCGTTGCATTGGCGCGCGGATGCGCGGGTCAGGATGGATGGTGCCAAGCGCGCACGGAAGGTGCAAGCATCATAAAGCGCCACGTGGCCCCAGAGTGTGAAAACCCGCAAGCGCGCGGCCTGCGGGTCTGTCTTTTGTGCACGGGTCGCGCAAATATTTAGATCGGGTCCGACACGACAGACCCACGCTTGAACGCGCCTGTGGCAGTGTTCGGTGGCGCTGTGCCCGAGCAGACGGGCTTGCCGTATTTGTCGAGCCGCTGCGAGAGGTAGCCCTCGATCCCGTCATCAATGATCCAATGATCGCACCCGTTGGGGTCAATCCAGATCCCGGCCTTAAGCTGGCTCAGGTGCTTGGAGTCAAAACCGCGATCTACGGTTTTGTTCTGTTTAGAGCCAGCGGCGCAGCCTGACACGGCCAGAGCGGCGCACAGGGCAACCGAAAGTTTAACGAGTTTCATAAAACGCCCCCCTAGCGAATACAGATGATTTCAACACGGCGGTTCTTAGCCATCCCGGCATGTGTGTTGTTGGACGCTTTCGGCAGCCGCTCGCCATAGCCGCGAATATCCGCGATACGCGCCCCGGTGCTGGCCGCGACACGGGCCACGGAATTGGCGCGGCGCAGGGACAGGTCCATGTTGTAGGCGTCCGATGCGCGACTGTCGGTGTGACCCGTAATAATGTAGGACACGGCCCCAGTCTGGCGGAAGAAATTCGCCAACTGCTGCTGACCCGCGCTGGTAATGCGCGCGCTGTCGGTGTGGAAATACTGATCCGAGTTCATGACACCACAAACATTGCCCCGGCGGCAGACCGGAATGCCCTGGCGGCTGACATGGGGGGTCATATAGCCCTCCCAGCCGTCATCCATGACCCAATGCTCACACCCATCCGGATCAACCCAGATTGTCGGTGTATAATTTTCGCCCACTACCGTCGTTTGCTGAGCGGTGGCAGCGCTCCCGGCAAACATGAATACCGCGCCAAACGCAGCAGCGGCGACACCGCCCCAAACCTTGCGCGCCGACGTGAGAAATCCCTCAGTCACAGCTCTCATCCTTTTTTCTGTTCCCCCAAGGGCACACGCTGTTTACGCACTGTGCCCAGACACTAGATAACCAGTTAATCTTACCAGACTTACCTAGGGTGTGAAGCATAAATAAGGCCCAAAGACAGGGGTCAAACCCCATCTATCGCGGCACGCGGAGCGCTAGACACAAAATGAAGGCGCACAGGGACGTGTGCCGAGCCAGGGGCGAATCGGCCTAGCTGCGCGTGATGACCTTTCAGATCAGATCACCCGCAAGTGAATTGGTCTGGCTTTGCATGATCCGGACACGGGCCAGATCCCCCGCCTTGAGGCTGGGGGCTGTCACGTGAACTGCGTGCAGATACTCGGACTTGCCGGTCATCTGGCCGTCCATCCGTCCGGGCTTTTCAAACAAAACGCTCACTTCGCGGCCCACCATCGCGTCCTGAATCTCGCGCTGATGCTGTGTGATCAGCGCCTGAAGCCGGGACAGCCGGTCGCTGGCGGCGTCCGCATCTACCTGCGCGCGGTCTGCGGCGGGTGTGCCGGGGCGGGTGGAGTATTTGAATGAGTAGGCATAGCCATAGCGCACCTCCTCCACGAGGCGCAGAGTGTCTTGGAAATCCGCCTCGGTCTCTTCTGGAAAGCCCACGATGAAATCACCCGAGAGCACGATATCAGGGCGCGCGGCGCGGATACGCTCGATCACACGCAGATAGCTTTCGGCGGTGTGTTTGCGGTTCATCCGTTTCAGAATACGGTCGCTGCCCGATTGCACAGGCAGATGCAGATAGGGCATCAGCTTGGCACAGCTTCCATGGGCATCGATCAGGTCGTCGCTCATGTCATTGGGGTGGGATGTGGTGAAGCGGATACGCTCCAGCCCGTCCACGTCATTCAGCGCCCAGATGAGCTTGGCCAGCGTCCAGTCGGCCCCATCGGGCCCCGCGCCGTGATAGGCGTTGACGTTCTGGCCCAAGAGGGTGATCTCGCGCACGCCGCGCTCCACCAGCCCTTTGGCCTCGTCCACGATGCGCTGCACCGGGCGGCTGACTTCGGCCCCACGGGTATAGGGCACCACGCAAAAGGCGCAGAACTTGTCACACCCCTCCTGCACGGTCAAAAACGCCGTGGGGCCACGCATGGCCTTGGGCCGCGCTTTCAGCCTCTCAAACTTGTCTTCTTCCGGGAAATCCGTGTCGAGCGCCTTGGCCCCGCCCCCGGCGCGGGACTCCATCTCGGGCAGGCGGTGATAGCTTTGCGGGCCCACGACCAGATCGACCATAGGCTGACGGCGGATGATCTCCGCGCCCTCGGCCTGCGCCACACAGCCCGCCACGCCAATCTTGAGGTCAGGATTGGCCTCTTTATGCACCCGCATCCGCCCCAGCTCGGAATATATCTTCTCCGCCGCCTTCTCACGGATGTGGCAGGTGTTCAGCAGGATCATATCCGCGCCCTCGGGGCTGGAGATTTCCTCGTAGCCCGCGCCGCCCAAAGCTTCCGCCATACGCTCAGAGTCGTAGACGTTCATTTGACATCCATAAGTCTTGATGTAGAGCTTTTTCGCGCCTGCCATGGACCTGCCTCGGATGGTGTGGAACTCGGGGCTTGCCTATACCACAAGGGCCGCGTCTTGCAATGCGCGGCGAATTGGCCAAACTGGCGCGAAAACCCAAATGAGGGCAGGAATGCAGTATAGCAGTCTCGACGATTTTCTGGCCCGTGGGCAGGCGCATCTTGCCAAAGGGCCGATTGGCCTCGTCTTTGCCGAGGATCAGGTGGAGCTGGGCAGCACCCTGCGCCACCATCTTGATGCGGGGTTCAAATCGCTCGTGATCTTCGCGCCCGATGACTTCAAGCTGCCTGCGGACGTGGGCGAACGCGTGGTCCGCGTCCGATATGACGTAACGGGCGGCGACAGCTACATCGCGGCGGTGAACGCGGTGATCAAGGCCGCGGCTGGTCAATGGCTCTATTATTGCTTCAACGCCGAATATCTTTTTTATCCCTTCATCGAAACGCGCAGCGTGGGCGAGATGCTGACCTATCACGCGGAAGAGCGGCGCGATGCCATGCTCAGCTACGTGGTGGACCTTTATGCGGGCGATCTGGATGCGCATCCCAATGCGGTGCATCTGGAAGACGCGCATATGGACAAATCGGGCTATTACGCCCTCGCCCGCGCCGATCCGGCCAACCACAACCACCCCAAGGAGCGGCAGCTTGATTTCTTCGGCGGCCTGCGCTGGCGCTATGAGGAGCATATTCCCGCCGCGCGCCGCAAGATCGACCGGATTTCGCTTTTTCGCTGCAAGGACGGGCTGGAGCTGCGCGCGGATCACACATTCAATGATGAAGAATACAACACCTATGCCTGCCCGTGGCACAACAACCTGACCTCGGCCGTGGTGTCGTTCCGCACCGCCAAGGCGCTGAAAAGCAACCCCGGCTCGATGTTCGATATCCACACATTCAAATGGCACAACTCGACGCAGTTCGAATGGCATTCACGGCAATTACTGGACCTTGGCCTGATGGAACCGGGGCAGTGGTTTTAGAAGGGTGCGGGCGCGGGTTTTTGTCGGGGGAGGTTGCTCTGTGCGATGGCGTGGGGTTTTAGGTTGGGATTGGGTCGGTGGTGGTCTGCTTTGAGGACGAAGCTTCCTTTCAGTGTAACGTGACCCAAGTCCGCTTTAGGGAGGGTGTTCAACTGGTTGACACAAATCCATTACGTGGAGCGCGTACCGTGGACAATGACTGAATCCACCTTACCGAGAGGAACCTTATGCACATTGCCATTGCTGCCTGCAGGACAAACCCACAGCTTTCTTTGTCAAACAAAACCCTGCAATCAGCTTTGGAAACTTGTGGTGCGCGTGTCTCAGTTTTGAACTGGAATGAACACTCTGCTGCGGATTTTCTCTCGTGTGATCTTACACTGCTCAGACAGACTTGGGACTACCAGAATGACCCCGGCGGTTTTGCAGCTTGGTTGATAAGGCTCAATGCAATGGGTGGTCAAATCGAAGCGCGTCCCGACCTGGCCATATGGAACAATGACAAGCGCACGCTGATCGAAATAAAGGCTGCTGGAGTGGAAATTCCGGAAACTTACCGGTCGGTCGAAGACGCCATTGCAAGCCAAGGTGATCGGGGCTCGACGGAAAAACTTGTGCTAAAACCCGCGTTTGGCGGCGACGGTGTAGGCGTAGAAGAAACGTGTCTCTCTGAGATTGAAGCGACACGTACAAAGATTGAGCGAGACGTGCCGGGACGCCCAATTTTGGTGCAAGAGTTTTTGCCTGAAATTGATGACGGCGAGTGGAAAATGACGTGTATCGACGGCAAAGTCGAACTCGCAGTGCAGGCGAAGCCAATGACTGGAGAATTTCGTATCAATTCGCGCTTCGGTCCAACCATTGCAGCTGCAGAGCCACCTGCTGCGGCTCGATCAGCGGCGGAAAAAATCATGGCATTTGTGGGAGCGCCTCTTTGTGCCCGTGTGGACGGTGTCATGCGCGAGGACAGGTTCATCTGCACTGAGCTAGAGCTTTGCGATCCTGACCTACACCTACATTACGCGCCAGAGGTCGCGACGATACTCGCAGAAGCAACACTCCGGCGAATTGACGGTGAGCAAGCCTGACTACAGACATTCGTTTGCGGCGCAGAATTTCGCACTTTGGGCTCAAAGCAGACGCTCTCCCGGCGCCCGCCCCAAAGTCAGACCCTCACCAAACTCCAACCCCCTTCAGATGTTTTCCGCCTGCGGCATGCCCAGCACGTGAAATCCGCCATCGACGTGGATGATCTCTCCGGTCGTGCACGCACCCGCGTCGGAGGCGAGGTAAACCGCCGTGCCGCCCACTGCCTCCAGCGTGGCATTGGCGCGCAGGGGCGCGTTCATGTCGGTATGCTTGTAGGTCTTGCGCGCGCCCCCGATGGCGGCCCCGGCGAGGGTTTTCATCGGGCCGGGGCTGATCGCGTTGACGCGGATGCCTTCGGGGCCGAGATCATTGGCCAGATAGCGCGTGGCGCTCTCAAGGGCGGCCTTGGCCACGCCCATGACGTTGTAATTGGGCGCCACGCGGTTCGAGCCCTGATAGGTCAGCGTCAGAAGCGTGCCGCCCTTCTCCACCATCATCGGATGCGCGCGGCGCGCCACCTCGATGAAGGAATAGCATGAGATATCCATCGAGTTCTTGAAATTGGCCCGGCTGGTGTTCAAGAACCGGCCCGTCAGCTCGGATTTGTCGGAAAACGCCACCGCATGCACGACGAAATCAAGGCTGTCCCAGCGCGCGGCGAGGGCCTCGAACGCCGCATCGAGCGAGGCATCGTCGGTCACGTCCACATCGACCATGAAATCCGAACCCACGCTCGCCGCCAGAGGCTCCAGCCGTTTGCCGAATGCCTCGCCCTGATAGGTGAAGGCAAGCTCGGCCCCGGCCCCGTGCATGGCCTTTGCGATGCCCCATGCGATCGAGCGGTCATTGGCGACCCCCATGATCAGGCCGCGTTTTCCGGCGAGTGCGTGTGTCATCTGGCCTATCCTTCAAACTTGCTCAGAAGCATCGAGCCATTCGTGCCGCCGAAACCGAAACTGTTGGTCATCACCGTGTCGAGGCCCGCATTCTCGCGTAGCTCGGTCGCGATCTCTGCGGGGGCGAGCGCCGGATCAAGCGTGTCCACGTTGATCGACGGAATGATGAAGTCATTCTTGAGCGCCAGCAGGCAATAGATCGCCTCTTGCGCGCCGGTCGCCCCCTGGCTGTGGCCCGTCATGGATTTGGTCGAGCTGATGGGCGGCGTGCTGCCTTGGCCAAACACCCGCCGCACCGCTTCGACCTCGCCCACATCGCCCACGGGGGTCGAGGTGCCATGGGCGTTGATATAGCTCACCTTTCGGTCGGGGCTGAGCGTGCGCAGCG
The nucleotide sequence above comes from Roseovarius carneus. Encoded proteins:
- the argE gene encoding acetylornithine deacetylase; translation: MPTRLEQTTAILGELVAFPTISTDSNIAIIAYLAQRLEDAGARVEVLLDPGGQKANLFATMGPEGDGGVVLSGHSDVVPVSDQVWSSDPFEMRAAEGRLYGRGTCDMKGFVAACIALAPEFGARRLTRPLHFAFTHDEETGCLGAQSLATHLTTSGLRPSLALIGEPTMMRVIEGHKGCYEYSTHFHGLAGHGSGPDQGVNAVEYAVRFVARLLELKDRLRARAPEGSRFEPPWTTINTGALEGGVAHNVIPSSARVDWEMRPVQLSDADFVKEDLRRYCEDVLLPAMRAVYPEAEIDTQVIGEVASLVPAEPNEARQILMELTGANGADVVAFGTEAGIFQNLGMSAVVCGPGSIEQAHKADEYISLAQLSECLGMLERLGEQMTA
- the trmB gene encoding tRNA (guanine(46)-N(7))-methyltransferase TrmB, with the protein product MATLKHPSGAPWRNFYGRFKGKSLRASQERLLEEDLPARMPPGIGWEDNPDRTPLDIKALFGGRELWLEIGFGGGEHLVHQAHLNPDIAFIGCEPYLNGVAMLLTKLRKTPADNVSIHPGDARNLFDVLPDACLARAFLLYPDPWPKKRHHRRRFVTPEHLAPLARVMRPGAELRVATDIPDYVRQTLEEVPRQGFEWLAERPQDWREAWSDWTQTRYEAKAIDEGRTPHYLTFRKS
- the metK gene encoding methionine adenosyltransferase, which translates into the protein MARQNYTLTSESVSEGHPDKVCDRISDAVLDAFIAEEPEARVATETFATTNRVIIGGEVGLSDPDKLHDYMGRIEDIARACIKDIGYEQEKFHWKTCEITNLLHEQSAHIAQGVDAASGKDEGAGDQGIMFGYATTETDALMPAPIQFSHAILRRLAEVRKDGTEPALGPDAKSQLSVIYKDGVPMGISSLVLSTQHLDEALTSADIRAMVEPYILEVLPEGWITPQTEWHVNPTGKFVIGGPDGDAGLTGRKIIVDTYGGAAPHGGGAFSGKDPTKVDRSAAYAARYLAKNVVAAGMAERCTIQLSYAIGVSKPLSIYVDCHGTDDVSPAAIEKAIGKSMDLTPRGIREHLSLNRPIYQRTAAYGHFGRTPDADGGFSWERTDLVEKLKSEV
- the lnt gene encoding apolipoprotein N-acyltransferase; the encoded protein is MMMAAGLLETRLARLGPKARLAIAVGLGAAAALGQAPWGLWPVSIIALAALYGIFRITRTLRQGLWAGWAAGTGYFLVSLNWIIEPFLVDVARHGWMAPFALMLMGVGMGLFWAIGWAWARGIGGGALAWITAGVLTEALRGWIFTGFPWAQVGHIWIDTGLLGWASLGGALLLSGATLIGAVAAWHVLDARRIPGALGLVTLAGALVVGPMLTRAPEMPQDAAVVRLVQPNAPQDQKWDPDHIRTFFTRQLDYTAADAPPDLIVWPETSVPSLLNQAAGALGSVQDAARGAPVVLGIQRLDGLRLYNSMILLDGQGDLAALYDKHHLVPFGEYIPFGDWLGRFGISGLAARAGHGYSSGPGPQVIEVPGIGTALPLICYEGVFARDLRGAPARADFLLLITNDAWFGQASGPYQHLAQARLRSAEQGLPMIRVANTGVSAMIDAAGQITAQIGLGEAGWIDASLPPPARPTLYARMGDGPLVLLLLALGLGLSLRHRARGKGSAL
- a CDS encoding transporter associated domain-containing protein, translated to MGDSNDGSSNAAQGAQTDTEASTEGGFFRRIMGAFSTDTSADDADAEATRNGTGAGHGLLNLRNMDVEDVAIPKAEIVSAPADITKDDLVSLFRETGLTRVPIYEGTLDTPVGFAHLKDFALRHGFNAGECDFNLKDMLRQLLYVPPSMTIGVLLQKMQSERRHMALVIDEYGGVDGLVTIEDLIEQVVGEIEDEHDVDEATAWTEEKPGCYIALAKTPLSDFEAEIGHSLTDMDAVDEEEIETLGGLVFMMLGRVPVRGELIEHPSGTVIEVLEADPRRVKRLRVRLPSASKLVVQPTPGADAAQTTAEVKPEAKIEPATPQGMAPQTKTS
- the ybeY gene encoding rRNA maturation RNase YbeY, translated to MADPDRALTDVVIDDARWEAAGLTAISARAAEATLRHLDIDPSAFEIAVLGCDDTRISGLNADFRDKSQATNVLSWPSEERAAPAPGATPTPPSDMDAELGDIAISYDTCAAEALAQGKSLADHTTHLMVHGVLHLLGYDHIRDEDATLMETTEVQILGKLGIASPY